The stretch of DNA TAAAACCATTTGTTTTGTGTTGTGTCtacacaaattatttaatagCAATCCCTATTTTGGTTGATGTTTGATTATGATTTATTTGATGGGTGGACCTTATTCAAGCATAATGTTTGATATTCATCGGTAtgtttttcgtttttcttttatattttcaactAAGGACCCAACTAGTTTGTGGTTGGTGTTAGAATAGTAAAACGTAAGGTACTGATTTGGCTTAAATGAAAAATggattaattttgattttttttttcttcatgagtatgatattattcaaataaatatatattattagtttcGCCCAACAAATTTACATGTCACTGCGGTTTTACACATTCACAATAACCAGCAATCATGTCATCTTCGTAATGGTTTTATAATCAAATAGGTGTATCGTACTATGAACTTAAAAGTACGAagtataacttttataaaattacaattacaatattcattgtgattttattatttcactATAAAATCAAACCGacactttaatattattttaaatgaaattaatattattccAAATGTCAGctgtattaattatatttcattaaacaaatttataatttatataataagtaaaatattgatattaagtATAATCAGTTTTAAactataataattatgattataaatcaactgtataaaaatttatgagtaaaacaaaatataaaaacctatgagatataataatattgatccataaataaaaacagatatacttttatcacaaaaagaagaaaaaatgttacACAATGTTAATTATATAAAACACAAATACGAACATTGTGTCTGAGTGAAATTATACTCATCATCTTCTAAGCAATATCTCAgatttgagttttataataaaaaagaggtTAAAATATGAGATCCACTAACATTGTATTTGAGTGAAATTATACTCATATTTTTTAAGCAATATCTGATATTTAAGtcttatgataaaaaaaaaaaaagtggttgAAATAAAAGATCCACTAAAGTGGTCGGTCAACCACATTTTTCAACTGAGTTCGATAAATACTTAGCACCAATAATagtagtaaaaatataaaattacaacatctatttaaaaatcccaaaattacattaaaaaaaagaatgatagatGGTGGgggaagaagaagagaaagtCAATCAATTTAGTTGATAACCGATATATGAACATCATTTGAAGGTGCAATgacataattgaattccaattGTACGAGAGACATTCACCTGAATCAAATCAGTGTCATATACTCCAACACTTATGATCGAATACATATAAGTGCTCATCATTAAACtaacttgaaaatatttttctctcctAGCTAGATTCCCGAACTATCATCAGTCTCTATACATAATAAAACCCTCATCACTTCAGTTAGCTATTGCCGATAGTTTTGCAATTACAACTACTCCTTAATATTGGAGATTTTAAAGTTTCTGCAACAACATCTCAATTGTAAAACCATTTGTATTGCATAGGTAATAATGTGTGAGATACTCACTCACTGATTTTGGTTTGCTTTATTTACCTTTAAGCTATAATTCTCCCACAAATTTCCTCCTTCACTCATCAAAAAGGGAAAACAACTTTCAGCAGCCGCAACAACAACATTAGAATTTGAACCATCATCATTTCTTTGTACCCTCCTACTCTCTTCTTCCCTTTGATCATTAACATCACAATAAGAACCACCACGATGATTatgatgattattattattatataaacaaGACCGATCAAcattgttatcatcaaaataaaaacaattacttCTTGAATTTTCCTTTCTCTTCTTGTTTACATCTTCATTTTGATTCATTCCACCTCCCATATTCAAACGACCCTCATGAAAAGATTGAGTCTTTATCTCATTTCCTGTTAATTTTTGCAAAGCTTCCATTAAAGCAGCATCTCTTGTTTCAATCCATGCTCTTTCTTTAGCCCAAAATCTTTGTTCTCTTTCCAacctttctttctcttttttcttccaCTCTTGTTCTCTTAACACTCNNNNNNNNNNNNNNNNNNNNNNNNNNNNNNNNNNNNNNNNNNNNNNNNNNNNNNNNNNNNNNNNNNNNNNNNNNNNNNNNNNNNNNNNNNNNNNNNNNNNNNNNNNNNNNNNNNNNNNNNNNNNNNNNNNNNNNNNNNNNNNNNNNNNNNNNNNNNNNNNNNNNNNNNNNNNNNNNNNNNNNNNNNNNNNNNNNNNNNNNNNNNNNNNNNNNNNNNNNNNNNNNNNNNNTTGTTCTCTTACCCctctttccttttccttctgtTCCAATGTTTTTGTTAGTTTATCTAACCATTCCTCTTGTTTCTCAACAAGCTTCTTCATTTGTGAATCAATGAAGTCTTTTATCTTTACCTTCCAAccacttcttcttcttcttccactcACCGtcctctttttcttcttctccatGGAACATTCATTCTCTTTCAGTCCCTCAGTGCTATGAGTATGATCgttttcatcatcatcatcatcatcagatGATGTGTAAAATTCAGTTGAGTTTGTTAGACTTAGACTATGAGAATGAAACATTTCttgaatatttgtttgagaAGTATTGTTGTAGAAAATaaggttgttgttgttttctgGTAATGAAGATAAAGAAGGGTTATTGTTAATGTTTTCAGTACCATATAACGCTTCAAGTTGACGAAAGAATCTATAATGTTTTCCATCTTGTCTTCCTGCTCTACCTTCCTTTGTTTTCTTGTAGTATTTGTATAGATTCTCAAATTTCTCTCTGCATTTTTTTCCATTTCTCTGGTAGCCATGTTCTTCATACATTATCCTTAACACAAGCAATATGCAAAAAATGAGTATGGAATTAGAAAAACAAGAAAAGGGTAGTTAATATTGAGCCCTAGTTGGAGCTATGAATAGTATATTCTACCAAAGGAGCTACAGCACAATCTACGATGAGCATTTTTATGCAATGTCATGTCATTTCAAATTGCAATAGGAATGAGTTTTTGAAGGAAGAGCCTGTGATTGATGTAATTCATTCCATGTAAGAATAGAATTAGAAATGTAAAAGAATCCGAAAGTAGaatgaatttttaataaaagaaaaactaattagtaattaataaaagGGAATTAGCAGTTGCACTTAAAAAAGGgtacaaaatttgaaaaaagaaaaaggggGTGTTGTAAAGATGTAGTAGTAATTAACCTTGGGtaaataaattgaaacattcaATAGATAAAAAATGATACCTAGAAATTTGATCCCAAAGAGGACCCTTTTGATTAGCTTCTTTGAATTTAGAATCAAGACGAGATCTGATATCAAGAAGAGTGAGAGTCTCTTGTCTAGGCCATCGTCCAGTGGAAGAATCAAGAACAGCTTCAAGTGAAGGAGTTGAAGCAGAAGGAAGAGTAACAGAATCGGTAGAAACAAAGTCATGAAGAGAACGAGGAGGCATTATGTCTGGACGACCAAACATCATGATATCAAATTGTGTGGGGTTGTTACCGGAAGGGAAGAGTTCGGCGGTGGAGAAATGGTTAGTTGTAGTTGATGTTATTCTTGGTCCATTCATGAGTTGTCTCAGATCAGTGATACCATAGtgttgttgatgatgatgatgatgattgtCATCCATTTCCATTAGTTACTGAAATAAGAAGAAGGAATAAGAATATattgatgaagaagaaagagagagagagagtgtggTGTAATTAATTGAGCGGCAGATTCGGATCCTGTCGtcaatgaaaaatatcaaaatatgaaGAGCAGAAGAATGGTCCCATGTCTGAGTGTACCAACTCTTTATGCGTGTGTCTAccaatttctttatttttattttacaaaatgaCCATATTTCAGTAAATTAGTAGTAGAGGGAAAGTATTAGTGTGAGCATCTCTCTTTCGGCTTTTCAACAACCAAAAATGCTGCTTCGTTTAGTGTCGTTGTTAAGTACAGCTTAGGAGGTGGGGTTGGACTTTGGAGACTTGGAGTGTTTTAAAGACTAGTATTACTATGTCTGCTGCCTATGCCCTAACATTCTCTATatcttaatattaatatatcatttcATATCATTTTCTGTTGGCTAATGCGTAATCGACACGCGGGTTAAAGCAAATCACCAATGGAAGACAATCGTTTTCTCTTGCTGACGCGTGTATAGTGCCTTTGATgctagctttttgacttttcatCATCATTCCATTCCAATAAATCAAcatattactttttatttacaaatatttcgcttttttttttctagtttaTAACTCTATCTTCTATAAGTAAACaaaaataactttatttttattttattttgtttcacaTGAAttccattaacaaaattaattaacatgatcttgtttttttttaaccGCTCAATTTTTCTATCGAAAtgaaactttatattttaaaatattatcaaataaatatacatGAAGAACTACGtcaccaataaaaaaaaacatacataagagataaaagtttaaaaccaTTACTTCCACCTAATCATAAATTTCACCCAAGTAAAATTATCATATCTAATTTAGCTAAACAAGAATTGACAAGCCAAACTTTTTCTTTAAACCCAGAACAAATTTTGGCGCAACATTGTTATTATCTAGAAGAGTTTAGACATGCTTGGAACTATTGAGTGtgaaaaagtatatttttttgattttatctAGTGAGGTGTATCAATGGATGTCGTTTAGAGAAGATGATTCTTCCAAtataaagtaaaagaaaaatgataaattttttaaatcaaaaacaaagaaaaagaaaagtaaaatttaacaaaaaaaaatatattgagaaaaatattgaattgattaaatataaaaaaataattaaaataaatctatgATACACTTTGtataacaaaaataactaaTCTAACAGATTTTAACTCATTATGATGTTAGATTCGgacattataaatattataaaggTTTGAATGTCATtctctttaataaaattaattcttataaaaaatgtaaatatttttaactaatttataatCAATATTATCTGACTTATAACTACCTTATAACTAATTTCAACTACAAATCTCCACCCACCACTTTTATCCGATTCCCAAATTGCTCATGGACCGACAAAACTATTCCCAGTAACATGACTCTTCACTTTTGTTATTGATGCAATTACTAATTAGGGCAGTAAACTAGTAATAATGTTATTAGGTTCCAACTAAATTAAGTGATATAATTACTAATTAGGACAGTAacacttttttttctcttctctgaatttgttcaaattttagaTATCATTTAATCTATTGAGGTAAATTGCTTTCTCTGAATCTAACTATCTCTATAGAGCACTTAATTTTGAGACTGAGTTAATATTAATCATGCcgtatatatttgatgtaatgTAACATGTTACCTTTTCTATTTTCTTCCTCACTTTTTTATCAACTATGTAAGAAACGATGGATTCATAAAGAAATTCACTGCAAATATTAGCATATGCAAGCAAGTGTGAATTTTAATTTGACAATGATACTTCTGATTCACATCTCAGAGAGAATTAATTGTTACTTCTGATCATTCACATCTGATTAATGGAatgtttgttcaatttaatttatataaaaaagatcAACATTAATTCGATCTAAGAAAGTTtcagaaaaaatataataattaaacaagTAAACTAAATTGAAAGAGAGGCCAAAATTTCATTAATCCTTAATTCGGTCGAATGAAATTAAATGGAATTAACAACACACTGATGATAACTGAAGCATTGTGTCAgtataattttcttcttttggAGAAAGTTGTGATCAATGGCAGGGAGAGGACCCCCTGTGTCATGATCTGCAATATAtgtttcattttataattaaattatataatacgAATATATGGCCATGTGACTACAAAGCTATTCGATGGTGATGTATGTGCTATGCTAGTTGATCAGAGCCAGTACATCACTGCTCAGATATATGCATTACATGCCTCCTTTGGCATAACATTAAATACTACTACAGTGCATTTTTTTTGAGACCATGGAACAACAATAAATCAAATCATTCAGAattattaatgtatatatatttaatatttaatttatttataaacaagaTAAGATATAATAACTCACCCGAATTCAACTCTACCCTTGTTATCATGGAAAGTAAATATCTGAAACTATAGGATGTAAATAGTTttgcaaatattaaaaatatcaaatgtgtatcaaataaaattaaatcctAAAAGTTATTCACTTTCCTCGTTTAAGTAGATGTCGGGTTCCGCGGTGAAAAAAATACATACAGGAGTTATGGGTGATTGGGTGAGTAATATTTGTCTCAAAATTTGATGGTTtccattaaaaaaacaataatacaacaatttttttaaatatttgaattatagaAGTATCTATTCATATGAAAAACAAAAGCATTTATAAGGATATAGAAGCaattttaagaattaatatatactaaaattattgattcattttataattcgaaatgaaaaatacttatttttaaaataaaaataaaaatcaactttatcgTTATAGTGAACCATAGTTTGAATCTTGA from Cicer arietinum cultivar CDC Frontier isolate Library 1 chromosome 3, Cicar.CDCFrontier_v2.0, whole genome shotgun sequence encodes:
- the LOC101499561 gene encoding trihelix transcription factor PTL, giving the protein MEMDDNHHHHHQQHYGITDLRQLMNGPRITSTTTNHFSTAELFPSGNNPTQFDIMMFGRPDIMPPRSLHDFVSTDSVTLPSASTPSLEAVLDSSTGRWPRQETLTLLDIRSRLDSKFKEANQKGPLWDQISRIMYEEHGYQRNGKKCREKFENLYKYYKKTKEGRAGRQDGKHYRFFRQLEALYGTENINNNPSLSSLPENNNNLIFYNNTSQTNIQEMFHSHSLSLTNSTEFYTSSDDDDDDENDHTHSTEGLKENECSMEKKKKRTVSGRRRRSGWKVKIKDFIDSQMKKLVEKQEEWLDKLTKTLEQKEKERVLREQEWKKKEKERLEREQRFWAKERAWIETRDAALMEALQKLTGNEIKTQSFHEGRLNMGGGMNQNEDVNKKRKENSRSNCFYFDDNNVDRSCLYNNNNHHNHRGGSYCDVNDQREEESRRVQRNDDGSNSNVVVAAAESCFPFLMSEGGNLWENYSLKVNKANQNQ